A genome region from Cutaneotrichosporon cavernicola HIS019 DNA, chromosome: 5 includes the following:
- a CDS encoding uncharacterized protein (amidotransferase subunit A), which yields MAQMTGTFTSSRPLHELTACEVGPLLREGRLSVEEYARALISRVQSREPDIHAWAFFDPESILASARKLDSLPPDQRGPLHGLAVGLKDIIDTDDMPTEHNCPIFKGKVPASDAPLVTMLRSAGALIFGKTSTTQLGCSSLGPPTNNPHNADRSPGGSSTGSAAAVADMHVPLAIGAQTAGSVIRPASYCGVVGLKPTWNAVSREGVRIYSISLDTVGFFARSVDDITLLTNIYGLHDDTQPPPGELDFSAARFAVVQSPAWHLAEPATDAALEAAAAALEAAGAEVERLDLPELNPVPQWHATVMAAEARISLLADYGARPHLLDASARAQCEAGQHISRSTYTTAYDGIAALRPTFDALAGRYTAIVTPSATGEAPLLDEVRSTGSPAFNAIWTALRVPVVSLPGLTGPNGMPVGISLVTPRYHEQHLLRVAQSVARVLAPRR from the exons ATGGCCCAGATGACTGGCACATTCACGTCCTCGCGGCCACTGCATGAGCTCACCGCTTGTGAGGTTGGTCCGCTCCTAcgtgagggaaggttgagcGTCGAAGAGTA TGCGCGCGCCCTGATATCCCGTGTTCAGTCTCGTGAACCCGACATCCATGCATGGGCCTTCTTCGATCCCGAATCTATCCTCGCCTCGGCACGAAAGCTCGAttcccttcctccagaCCAGCGCGGTCCGCTGCACGGCCTCGCTGTCGGTCTCAAGGACATCATCGACACGGATGATATGCCGACGGAACACAACTGCCCCATCTTCAAGGGCAAGGTGCCTGCCTCAGACGCACCTCTTGTCACCATGCTGCGCTCCGCCGGTGCTTTGATCTTCGGCAAGACATCCACAACTCAGCTCGGTTG TTCGTCCCTTGGTCCTCCCACTAACAATCCCCACAATGCCGATCGGTCCCCGGGTGGGAGCAGCACTGGGTCTGCAGCTGCTGTGGCAGACATGCATGTGCCATTGGCGATTGGTGCGCAGACCGCTGGGAGCGTCATTCGGCCTGCGTCGTACTGTGGCGTAGTGGGTCTCAAGCCGACATGGAACGCAGTGTCGAGGGAAGGTGTCCGCATCT ACTCGATCTCGCTGGACACCGTGGGGTTCTTCGCACGGAGCGTAGACGATATCACCCTTTTGACCAACATCTATGGCCTACACGATGACACACAACCACCGCCGGGGGAGCTTGACTTCTCTGCGGCGCGGTTTGCAGTCGTGCAGTCGCCTGCCTGGCATCTTGCCGAGCCAGCGACGGATGCTGCATTGGAGGCCGCagcggccgcgctcgaagctgctggcgccgaggtcgaacGGCTCGATCTCCCAGAGCTGAACCCTGTCCCACAGTGGCACGCCACTGTGATGGCAGCTGAAGCGCGCATCTCGCTACTGGCCGACTATGGTGCGCGTCCtcacctccttgacgccTCTGCCCGCGCTCAGTGCGAGGCCGGTCAGCACATCTCGCGATCGACCTACACTACGGCGTACGACGGCATCGCGGCTCTTCGACCAACCTTCGACGCTCTTGCGGGCAGGTACACAGCCATAGTTACGCCCAGCGCCACAGGCGAAGCCCCGCTGCTGGACGAAGTGCGCTCGACAGGCAGTCCAGCCTTCAATGCCATCTGGACGGCCCTGCGAGTCCCAGTCGTTAGCCTCCCTGGCCTCACTGGCCCCAATGGCATGCCGGTCGGGATCTCGCTCGTGACTCCTCGGTACCATGAGCAACATCTCCTCAGAGTAGCACAATccgtcgcgcgcgtgcTCGCGCCACGACGGTGA